GTGTTTACCATTTTGGATCGCGCGTCTAATAAGGGAGTGTGCTGTTGTGACACCGCCGATAAGTTCAACAACAATATCAATATCTGGATTGTCAACAACTTCCGCGGGGTCAGTTGTTAAACAATCCACAGGAAGTTCAACGCCTTGCCGCGTCGCAGGTAACGTCCGTTTTACTATTTTTTTTAGGCATAATTCGGCGCCACTATTCTTGGCGATGAGAGAATTCTGATTCATCAGGATTTTGGAAACGCCTGTGCCGACAGTCCCCCACCCTAAAATGCCAACATTAATACACGACTTGTCCACTACTGCAAATCCCTCCTTTCTTTGTTATTTATCGCGCGATACACCACTTATAAAACGATATTATATATTGAGAGATCGGGGCGACTGGATTCGAACCAGCGACCTCTTGAACCCCATTCAAGCGCGCTTCCGGGCTGCGCCACGCCCCGCAATTATAGCATCAAATCTTAATTGTATCACAAGTCACGGTATAATGTCAAAAAAAATTGAGCGTTGTCCGAGATTCGCATCTGTATGCGACACATCAATTGATTCCTTATTATAGAACTGAAAAGGTCTTCCATTCGACTACCTGAGTTATGGTATTCAATTAATCCGCTCTCAATTTTTCGTTTAAAATATAAGGCAAGATCTCCGTATATCACTGTGATGATAGAATCAATACGAAGACTTGCCCTCCATTAGATTAAAAACGCAATACGTTTAGGCAAAACCCATTTCTTTGAGATTTCTGAGACTGATGCCCAAACTTTCAAACGGATCGCGCTCGTAGCAGGTGTCCTGTTCGATAATATACCATTCAACCTCTGCATAAATACAAGCGTTGAGAACAGCATCCCAATTAAGATTGCCTTCACCGATTTCCGCGAAGCGTTGTGTAGAACCTTGCATCGCCATATCCTTGAGATGGATGATGTCGGCGCGTCCTTTTAACTGGCGAATCCACGCGGCTGGGTCGCCACCACCGTGCTGAATCCAGTAGGTATCCAGTTCACTCTTGAAGTAATTCGGATTGCTTTCCGCATACAGAATCTCTAACCCAGTGCGCCCGTTATGGCGTTCCAATTCAAAACTGTGGTTATGATAGGAAAAAGTCAAGCCTCCTTCAGCAAGGCGAGCTGCGACTTCCGATGCCTCTCTCGCAAATCTGGCATATCCTTCTGCGGTTCGG
Above is a window of Candidatus Poribacteria bacterium DNA encoding:
- a CDS encoding sugar phosphate isomerase/epimerase, giving the protein MATQNAQGHSSLSAKQIAAQLYTVREFTKTEADIVETIKKVRQLGYEAVQCSALGPIEPATLKNIVDGEGISIIATHTSYERMRDEPQSVIDEHQLWGCKHAAIGGLPGEYRTAEGYARFAREASEVAARLAEGGLTFSYHNHSFELERHNGRTGLEILYAESNPNYFKSELDTYWIQHGGGDPAAWIRQLKGRADIIHLKDMAMQGSTQRFAEIGEGNLNWDAVLNACIYAEVEWYIIEQDTCYERDPFESLGISLRNLKEMGFA